The Candidatus Atribacteria bacterium genomic interval ATCCAATAATATTCCAATTCACCAATAAAACTAGCCTTGTGAACAATTTAGCTTGCTAATTTAATGTTAAATCTTTAAATCGACTCATTAATAAACTAAAGCATACACCCAGGGGCAACTTTCAATTATATTTTACGTTTTCTAATTTCTAGTTTTTTCTTCGTACTAGATTATGCACTAACAAATATTCGTTATGTTAAAATGGAATATCTTCTTCTGATATTGATGTATCTTCATCTATTTTTTCATTATGAAAGGGCTCTTCTCCCTCCACTGAAACTTCTTCTGCTGCACCTTGACCTTTCACTAAATCTAAGAACTGTACTGTTCTAGCATTAATTTCAAAAGAAGTTCTTTTGTTTCCCTCTTTATCCTGCCAATTATTAGATCTTAGTTCGCCGCTTATAGCTACTCTTCTACCTTTTTTTAAAAACTGTGAAACATTTTCCGCTTGCTTGCCCCAGGTAGTGACATTTATAAAGAGAGTATCTTCAACGTTGTTTCCTTCTTGATTCCTGTAAGTTCTATTTATAGCAATGCCAAATTTACATACTCCTGTTCCTCCAGGTGTATATCTTAATTCCGGGTCTCTGGTTAGTCTGCCAATAGCAATAAAACTGTTTAAATCGCCAAAAGTTGCCATAAAAATATTTCCTCCTTTTTAGTTTAAAATTTAAATTTTTGGCATGCCTTATAAAAGGTTGAATTGATCCGATCCACTAAAGGCAATACACTGTTTTTTTATTTTATCACAACATTGACCAGTTTCCCAGAAACAACAATAATCTTAATAATCTTTTTCCCCTTAATTCTTTCTTGTATCTTTGATAAAGAAAGCACTTCCTCTTTTATTTTCTCGTCATCATAGGATGCGGGAACGGTCAATTTCTCTCTTAGCTTTCCATTTACCTGGACTACAATTAACTTTTCCTCTTCTTCCAGCATCTTTTTATCATATTTTGGCCAAGGTTTTTTATAAATGCTTTCGCTATTCCCCATCTCCCGCCATAGCTCTTCTGAAAAATGAGGAGCAATTGGGCTTAACAATCTGACTATTATCTCCAAAGCTTCTTTTACTGCAAAAACATCCCCTTCTTTCTCCTGTTTTTCATCGGTTTCTAACTGAAATTTGTATATTTCATTGACTAACTCCATAATGGCACTAATAGCGGTATTAAAGTGAAATCTTTCCTCGATATCTTCAGATACTTTTTTAATCGTTTGGTGGGTCTTCTGCTTTATTTTTTTAGCTTCCGTACTTATCTCTTTGGAGGTAAAGTCCTTCTCCTTTTTCGGCTTTTCGAAAAAACCAATATTATTGTAGACCAATCGCCAAACTCGATTCAAGAATCGAGATGCTCCTTCCATTCCTGTATCTGTCCATTCCATATCTACTTCGGGAGGACCGGCAAATAACATCATTACCCTGGTGGCATCAATTCCGAATTTTGAAAATATTTTTCCAGGATTAACTATATTGCCTTTTGATTTAGACATTGCTGCCCCATCTTTGCAAACCATCCCTTGGGTAAAAAGTCTTTTAAAAGGTTCTTTAAAATTGACATAATTCATATCGTATAAAGCTTTCGTAAAAAACCGAGAATACAGTAAATGCAGTATAGCGTGCTCGACACCACCAATATACTGATCAACTGGCATCCAGTATCTTAATTCTTCAGCATCAAAAGGTGTTATATCAGTTTTGGGAGAACAAAATCTAAGATAGTACCAGGAAGAACAGACAAAAGTATCCATAGTG includes:
- the ssb gene encoding single-stranded DNA-binding protein, whose product is MATFGDLNSFIAIGRLTRDPELRYTPGGTGVCKFGIAINRTYRNQEGNNVEDTLFINVTTWGKQAENVSQFLKKGRRVAISGELRSNNWQDKEGNKRTSFEINARTVQFLDLVKGQGAAEEVSVEGEEPFHNEKIDEDTSISEEDIPF